In the Sander lucioperca isolate FBNREF2018 chromosome 24, SLUC_FBN_1.2, whole genome shotgun sequence genome, atgaagCCAAATGCTTAAATGATACTTATCACACAATCCATGTCACTCAGCCAAATTACAGCCTTCTACCATGTCACGAGCAACAACCAATcctaaacatttttttcccgGCACAGTGCCCTCCAGTTTGTCCAAAAGCACTTCTCCGTTTTAAATGATATCTCATTATGGGCCGATAATTGGCGTGATTCAGTTAATTGCGACAAGCTCAAGGTGTTAAGCAATTATATGGATTCCCACAGGCGTATAAAGGTGTCTGCTTCCCTCTGTGGAGAAAACGCCACTGATGAGGCAGCCTCCAATTATAGAAACCAGACACCCACCAAGAGGAACGAGCTCTGTGTCCCCTGACTCCCACTGATGGCTCCCATCCTTTGTTGGCGCACAGGAACAAGCTTTTTCGGTGTCAACTTTGTTATCCAACCACTTCTTCGTTTCTTAAACGGTTCCgctggcagtttttttttttttaaatcggtcACACTAATAACAACCACCAAACCGCTAGTGCCTAGCACTGTCAGTGAAGTTTCTTCTTTCACATGAGCAGTCTgacttttcctttctttctttctttttcttcccaaATTGAGCTGAATGACAACCTGATTAATTAGCATATCAATAATCACAATGGGCGTTTCATTAACTGTTTATCAATAATTTGGGGAGTTAACGGGGTGGAACATTTTCAAGTttcttattatttatataaatgCAATGATGTccagaaaatgacatataatCTTGGGGATTGTTTTATAAATCAGGACATATTGGAGTGAATTTGTGCGCAGGCAACATTAAGGGTGGTCTCCGTTTGATAAATGAGACCTGTGATGCACTGCCTTCATTTCAAAGGTAACCTCATTGGTCATTGAAacatgtgtgtctctcttgGTTAGATTCCAGCCAAGACTACACTGATTCAACTGGCATAGATCTCCATGAGTTCCTGGTCAACACGTTGAAGGGCAACCCCAGGTACGCTCAACATACACACTGCTGCAGTCAAACACCAGCCTAAAGGCCTGCTCACCACATTTCAATGGAATCGCTTGATTAGTGGATTCACTCGCAGAAAAGAAATTGCTCAGCCTTGGTGAGCTTGACACAGGAATTCCCGCCATTGTGCTATAGCAAGCCGTCTTTTCACTGCTGACATTTGAAATTTACGGAGAGCCAGAGTGTCCAAAATGGAGACAGCTATCGTAGCTTATGAACTTTGTTGTACGTTATTTCCGGCTTCCTGGACAGGTAATAGAGTTCCCTGCTGGCTAGCCTGTTAGCGGTTAGCTTGCATACTACAGTATTCGCCAAGTAGCCCTATGTCACTGCGcctttttaaccaaatattttgcattttacTGTGCTACTTTATGGTGTGACCAGGCCTTTAGAGACTGTGTTACTACTATTTGAATATTGGTGATATTTCTTATGACCTGAGAAGTGAAAAGAATATTGATTATGAACCCAATTTTGCATTCAGGATGTCTAAAAAAACAATCTTAATATGTATCATTTATTTAGGGATCGAATCATGCTACTGAAGTTGGAACAGGACATCTTGGACTTCATCAGCAATAATGAGTAAGACATATTCGTTGCCATTTAGCAGGTTCTCAACCAGACTGAATTAGTGAATCCAGCTGCAGTAGCAAACTTTTCCTTCAAGCTCAAATATTCTTCCAAAGAGCTCTATAGAATACGAGCGCAGAATGCTCTTTTAGATGGGCTGTGCTTGATGTTACACAATTAAGACGAACAGCTGTCGTCATTTCAGCTGATCTATAGAGTATAGCCCTGTTTGGATGTATCGCATCAATTTTAAAGCGGAGTCTATGATCAGACTTTTGGCTCTGCTCATCAAATTCTCCGTTTAGTGTCTTTggaagcagtggtggaatgtacctaagtacatttactcaagtactgtacttaagtacaaatttgaggtacttgtacttttacttgagtcttttttttcatgccaccatctacttctactccactatatttcagagagaaatattgtactttttactccactacattcacctgacagctttagttactagttactttacaaattagtAATTAagtacacaaaacacatgtagttttttaaaatacgatgttttattatacattaaactacccaacagtatttAGACCAGCTGAAATGATGAGACGATTAAACACTTAGGTGATTGAcggaactgtttggatcgtttccagtttctaaaatatgaggatttttctgcattgagtacttttacttgtaatactttaaGTAGATGTTCCTGAtggtacttacatacttttacttaagtaatattttcaatgcaggacttttacttgtaacagagtattttttacagtgtgatattagtactttttacttaagtaaaggatctgaacacTGCGTCCAACCCTGTTTGGAAGTATGAAATGTTAAGTTTGGATCACCATTACCAATTTAGTCATGTTGATCTCAAATAACAGAGGGCTTTAAGTTCTCCTCTAGTGAACTCTGACGTGCTTTGAAACATTTCTTAAAACAAACCCAAGAGCAGATATATCCTTATAAGGTAAAACAACAATGGACTCCTACCAGATAAAACAGGCGAGCTTTTCTTGCTTAACTCCTCATTTCAGACTGGGATTGCGACTGATGTTTTTTCTCCGAGCATATCAATTTCACTTAAACTTTTCAACCATGTGTGTGTCCCTCCTAGAAGCCAAAAGAGAAAGTTCCCACCCATGACGTCCTACCACAGGATGCTGCTACATCGGGTAGCAGCCTACTTTGGCATGGACCACAATGTGGACCCCAGTGGAAAGTCCGTGGTGATTAACAAAACCACCAACACTAGAATGTGAGCCTCTCTTTGGTCTTTTGGTGATCTTCTTCCAAGTTTACTGACCGTATTAGAGTAAAATCATTATATGAATTATATTATTATCAGACCTCTCATTATACTACACTATCGCTTAACTAATTGGTGGTGAACTTTTAGCTGTTGCAATCCGTTGACAGATCAGTTACGTTCCTGCCCTGCTTGTTGGTTAACATATGTTGCTGTCTGCATCTGCCTGAAATTAAGCTGGCACTAAAACTCTTGTGAAATCCCCCACCGACAGACCCGATCAGAAATTCTCAGAGCACATCAAGGATGACAGGGCAGACGATTTTCAGAAACGCTACATTCTAAAACGAGACAACTCCAGCTTTGATCGTGAAGACAGCACGGTAGGTGtttgtgtgcgcatgtgtgtttttcaccaagctgtcaCTTTCATTTCTGACATGTTGGTAAGAGTGGGACAATCTGGCGTCCCTGACATAGCTgctaaaggtgtgtgtgtgtgtgtgtctgtgtgtgtgtgtgtgtgtgtgtgtgtgtgtgtgtgtgtgtgtgtctgtgtgtgtgtgtgtgtgtgtgtgtgtgtcagattcgAATGCGTTTGAAGGCTGACAAGAGGAGCAAATCgatggaggagagggaggaggagtaCCAGCGAGCCAGAGAAAGGATATTTGCACATGATGTGAGAGCCGTTTGTGTAGGCGGGGTTGGGGAGCGGGGGGGGGGCATGTTGCACAAATCTTTGTGTCGTTTCTATTCATGTGCAAATTCAGTAGATTTCTTGCTACCAATTACCACTGCTGGATTTATGAATTTCTAGACTAGGTTCCCTCTGATGTGAagccaaataaataaagtcCAATTTATAACTAGACCTGTAAGCGGGTACACCGGGGTCCAAGCACCTGTCAATGCAAcagcatttttatttctttttatatatatatatatatatatatatatatatatatatatatatgtgtgtgttgataAATTGATCAATGCTGTAGTAATATTCATGAGGATTTTTAATGCACAGAGCCATGAAACGTGGTTTCCAGCAAATGCAAAGAGAGAAGCGTTCAAGATAACAATAAGAACAAACTGTCCTGTGAATTATCAGCACCACTGGAATTGACTGTAACTTTCATTTCCACCCACAGGGAGATCACTTCATACTAGATAGAAGGTAAGTCGTACTATGCCATTAATAACCACTGACTTTGCTTCACCTCTCATTGAGCAATAAGTTTGGTTCAAAAAGAGCTAACATGGATGATGAATTGTCAGTTAATTGGCCAGAGTAGAACCGATAGATCCTTTTTAAAGTGTAACTAAAGCTCTACTTTAAATGATGTTCTATCACTTTTATAGTGTTCCTGTCAGAGCAGCAATTAGCGTCAGCTCTGTCATGTTTTTAAAATGGTGGATATCTCATTTTGTCAGCGCCTGTTCTGTAATACCTCTCTTCTCCCTTCAGTGCTCAGGATGAAGGCGCATGCATGAGCACCCAACAGAGGCGGCAAATGTTCAGGTAGGTCCGCCCCCGCCGCACATCATTCAGCTCTTTCAGAGGCTGAACCGCAGGCAGAGAAAACCCTTTGAATCGCCCGTCTGCCTTAATCGGCGTGCTGATCTGAGGATTTGTTTTTGCTGCTCAGGAAAGCTTCTGTTAAATAGGATTTGCTGCCCATGTGGGACGGCCTGTTTCAACCAAAGCTTGGCAATTATACCATGTTTGTTGGGAGAATATGCGGTCTTGTTATAGCTACATCTACATTGCTGAATATGGTCCAACAGGAAGACCACAggccatattttttttaaacagtgttaTGCAAggtgtctggttttgttttgtgttttttccccccccacTTTTTCATGTGTAATTTTGTGGCAAAAGATTAACTTATTAGTTACTTACAAATTTTAAGATTAGAGCTGAGCAATTAGACAATATATAAgcaactgttttgataattgattaaattGAAAGTCATATTTAAAAccaaaaatgccaaaagaaGTCTGTGGTTCCGGCGTCTGAAATGCAAATGctgttaaatgttttatgatcTAAGGCTAAATGTCTTCGGTCACAAAAAAAGCAATTTAAACATGTCAACTTAGTGAATTTGTGATGGACATTCTTTTactattttttgacaatttatgGCTCAAACGATTCATCAAGATGTGTGTGCAGGTACTGTGATATGATCAGTGATGTAGCTCTTTCTGATTTAGGACACGTTGCAGAAGTTGGGTCTACACTATTTAGCATTTTTGAGCGTGTTACATTATAGATAGAAACAGAATTATAAAATAAGATTAAAATTAGCATTAAATATTTTCAAATCAaatgctctctctttttccaggCTACGGGCCGGCCGGTCAGGCGCCAGCCGGCAGAGCAGCTCCGAGACGGAAACGCTGCCGCGGCACGGCGAGCCTCGGCCGTGGAGCAGCACCGACAGCTCGGACAGCTCCAACCGGCTCGCCCCGCGGCCCCCCATCACAAAGGCCAGCAGCTTCAGCGGCATTTCCCCCGGCCTGGTCCGAGGGGACAGCACAGCCAGCAGCAAGAGCACCGGCAGGCTCTCCAAAACAGGcaagagggatggagggagctGGAGTAGAGCTGTACTACAATGTTTAGAGACTGATTTACCTCATAATGTCCTCactttgttttaaatgaaaccGTGAAAAAATACCTTAGTGAGGCCGCcgtaaatacaaaaaaactgcaTCTACTTGCACTTTCAACATGTAGCAGTCAATATTCTGCCATATATAGTTTTTTATTGTTCTGTTTTTCCGAGGAGAAACCACCTCTatgtttttttcagattcaGCTGTTTTCGTGATTGGTTGTTTTAAAACAAGGCAGATTACATTGTACAGCTATTTTCTGATTGTAGATGGAAGGATTTCTCTCACGTGAATGTAATTcagtcattcattcagtctctcAGAGATGGGAGAGGAAACTGTGTCCCAGCATGACGAAGTATCCTAATTGGATAAATGAGGAGCAAAAATAGGCATTTTGCATATTGAGCTCCAAGCAAACTCCTCTGGCATTCAGGGCTTCTGAGTTGTCTTCAGAGCAAATGTTTGTTGCCATTGTTAGTAAAGTCTGTGGGCCGCCTTGTAGCTGGGCAGCTGTCAAAATTAATGACCGTACAGCAGCACGGTGATGGAAGAGGCCCTTTAAAAAGTGTTGTAGCAGCAATAGTGTAAAACCTAGCGGTGAGGAGTTACTGCAGAATGTACAAAGTATAACTGAGATGCAGTTAGGGCTGCAGGTACTTACTCCACAATATGATACATTTGTAACTAGATTGGCTGAGATTAGAGGAAAGTGCTCTTTACTGTGGATTTGTCTTCTTTATCTCAGTGAATGCAGGGTAGAAGTCCTTGGTTGGCCTCTGCTCTCCATTTTGTTTACCGCCACCGTTTCTGTCTGGCGTTTTTCTCTTCTTGCCAATCACctggttatttatttttttacacagaggtgtaacagcagcagcagcagcaggcttcTTGCCTGAGCagttttttaagttgtttacgaGGTGGCTGGCTGCCCTCACTTTGTGTTTTGGGAGTATAAGTTGAGGAGACATTTTTCCTGTGCTGCCGTGTTCGGCTGCATTTGCCCTTCGCCTAAGCCCTTAAATAACATCTCTTGGAACAGGCTGCACGCCATCTCTCCCTGTAAATAGGAGCTTATTTATGATGAAAGTAAAATTGCTCTCAATCAACTGAAATGAaacatttattgtttttgcCTGTATGATTTAATTTTGACATAATCTTTCAGTTTTTTGGTCAAAGTCATGACATTTGTCATTAATTTTCCCTCATTTTAAATCCAGTGGTGGGAACTGAATTTACTCAAATACTTGGGTAAAGTTTTAAGGCACTTGATCATTTCCATTTCCTGCAATTGTAAATTTCTAAACTCTTCTAAACACTAGATTGCGATGCCAATCCCTCCTCCCAAGAAACATCTTTGTACAATCGCCATTTTACACGCCATTCGGTAATTATACAGGGAGAAATCCATAACAGACTGTGCACAGATACCAATTTCTCCATCAACAGTTGCTTGTGCAGCCACCAGAGAGGTTGCATTATTAGCAAGACTGCTTCATTATCACCACCAACTCTATTCACCCACTTGAATAACTAGCAAGCTGAAAGCAACACGTTAATGCTCCTCCTCTCAAAAGCTATCTTGAAGTCATTCTGGGAGACGTAGGAAGAATATTATAATCTCATTGTTTTGCCTTTCCTCAGGTTCAGAATCGTGCAGCAGCGTCGGCTCCTCGTCCAGCTCTCTGTCCCGTCCCCAACTGCCTCTTCCAGTTTCAGCCCCGTCCTGGTCCAACATCCCCGGCGCACCCTTAATCCACATAGCCGCTGACACTAGAGGCTCTGGACACCCTGAGATGATCAAGAGCGTCCCGTCACAGCCACCATCAGCTACAGACGCAACAAACTTTTACGTGTTGCCGCTGGAAGCCTCAGGGATACCACCCGGCAGCGTTCTGGTCAACCCACACACAGGTGGGTGATGGGACACCTCCATGCGAAGATGAAAAGTTTCAATGTAAAAGTCCATCTCATTAAAATCAAAAATCACACAAAGGCACAGGATTTTGTTCTTGAGGCGGTGACCCAATCTCAGCCTGCTGCATTAAATCAAagcaaaaaaatacattttcatgtcTTGTAATTTTGGTTTACTAATGAATTATCCATGACTCGGGGACAGAATTATAGGTTGGCATGGGGCTGCACTCGGTTTGTCTGTCAAATTAGTAGTCAGACCAGAGCACGCTGATCAAAATGCACTGAACAGATGGGAGAAATGTGTAAATATTCATCATGGGCCAGTTGTACACTTTTGAGCTGCAAACTGAACTTCAAATGCTGCCAAGGTTGTTAATTCCTGTTGCCTCTCTCTCATGGACCATGTTTGGGTGTGTCCCTCCCTGTCACCACGAGCATAATTCAAGTGTTTCCTTTTTGTATGATGATTaagtattagtgtgtgtgtgtgtgtgtgtgtgtgtgtgcagttcaCATCACTGTGGTTTTTGGTCTCTTATGAATTAAATTTGACAGGCAAGCCTTTCATCCACCCCGATGGCAGCGCCGTAGTTTATAACCCGGCCTCTGTCGCCCCCGCTGCTGGCAGGAACCCACAGCAGGGGAAAACCCCACAGCAGCCAATCCCTGTCCCGACACAGCAGCAGCCAACCAATCACCTCCACCCTCAGGTCAGTGGGGGCGGGGCTACATTTTTCAGCAGGACTCATTCAAATTTGAAATCCTGTAAAGACTCCAGTGTTGTTTTTTCTAACTCTCTCTAACCTCACTAACTTATTGTGCTGAAATGGGAGCTGATAGTAGGATGGTAGGAGCTTCTCTAAGCTATTTAATTGACCCATCGACAACCCCTCCAGCAGCACCAGCCAGTGTTACCTGAGATAGTGTTACATTCGCCAAACCCATCAGTCAGTCCTCATCCTAAAGGCCTTTTTCTCTTGTTACATTAAAAGTGAAAACCTAAACAGGTAAAATTCAGTAAAATGGTCAATTGAAGCTCCCACCATTTTACTGGCGTCCTTCCTCCAGTCTCATCTCCTGTCCCTCTGtccatttcttcttcttcttacctCCTCAGCCGATCTGTCCTCCTCTCCAGCTGTCCTCTGAGCCTGTTCACAACCCAACGGTCTCgtatcctcttcctccttctcagTTCCTGCCCATCTGTCATAACCAACAGTACACTGTGGTACAGAActcctttttttccattttattaTTCTTACCCCTTCCCCGCTCTCCTTCTCCTGTCAGACCTGGCTCATTAACAGTTTATTTCTAGACTTTTCTCTGAGcagttaaatgaataaatgaaactCTGACACAGATGTCCAGGAAGCTTGTGTCGAGCTAAAGAAATACTGTGCTCTATTTTGACTCAGATCTTCATACTGTATCTATTTGCCTTTTTTAATGAGCTCCTTGATTAATTATCTTCTGTGATATATTTAAAATTTAGATCCATTATTGGCCCCATATATTATATTCAATACTACGTAGCAAGCAGAGTTTGCTATCCGCATTCAGTGTTTTTAACAGGTTTGGCTCAACAAGATTACTATCAATGGTGTCTAAAATCAAGCATTATCTCACCTTTTCAAACTTCAAAACACCTTATTATTCCCCCACTTAACTATTCAGTTTGTTTTATTGGGTGGGAAGGTGTATTTAAATCCAGCAGGAGCCGGTACCCACATATATAGATCGTGCATTCACTTAACCTCATTTTTGACCTGGTTTTAGTGAAAGACATGCCTCTGTGACTAATTATGCCTGTGGAAAGTTCCATAAATATTTAATTCATCACCAGATGTTAGCGCTGAATAATCCATGACCAAAAACACTACTTTTCCAACATGTCAGAAATGACCTGAACTGGCGTGCGGTGGTGATGCACATAAATAGTTCACTTTAGACTCTGCTGGTCTCTGCAGACCTGGGTCAGATTTAAACTCTCCGTTTGTTTGAACCTTCATTTAGCAAGTGGCTTTGATTCAGCGCTTAGCTTAGAAATCATCTGACTGTCCAAGGCGGTCGAACTGTACTGATCCAAATTCTGAGCACATTgagtaaaatgtgttttaacacTAAATTCTCTCTCCAGCCTGATGCCCTCAACGCCCAGTTCAGTCACATGACTCTGGCGCAGCAGCCTCCCGGCAACAGTGGGGCTTCAGCTCCGGACGCCCGCCACTATCCGGCTGTATACCACCACCACCCCTCCCAGATGGTACTGCAGGGAGCtccgcagcagcagcaacagattGCTAGCTACATGGTGGCAGGGCCATCAGGGGGACCCCCAGGGGTGCTGCAGGGTCAGCCTGTCCCGACCCCAGGCCCCAACCACACCTATCCCAGTTCCACCTCGGGCCCTGCTGCTTTTTCTGGATCCACGCTGAACCAGCAGCTGCTCCAGCAACACACCTACATCCATCAGCCTGTCCAGCAGGTAGGGACGTCTAAAATCATGCTAACTGTTCCAAAGTGTGGTCATTTGTCAACCGCGGATCACTCCCGCAGTGGAAAACCAGCTTTATGACTAATCCTTCATTTCTCCTCTTGCTGGGAAGTGGATTCAAACGGGATTGCTGATCTGTCACACAGTCCTTGAACTCGTGTTGTGTGTCTCTTCCAGATGTCCGCGTGTTACTGCTCTTCAGCCCACCACCCCCACTGCTccagccagcagcagcactaCCGGCCCCCCGTCAACCCGCTGTCCTATAACTGCCCCCAGAGCCAAAACCTGCCCCAGCAACAAGGTATGCACACGGTCGTTTTAAAGAAGATCCATGTTTTTTAACTGGTAAAAGTTGTTTTTATAACAAACACACCTGCATGCCAAAGAAATAGCAGGTTACCCATCTTTTCTCCAGTTTTCTGTGATAGACCAAAGCTTATTCAACTTCTTCAAACATGGCTTTGAAAAAGTTACACGGTGGATCTAAAGACAAATCAAAGGATGTTTTAATCAACGAGGTCTGCAGTCTCTGATGTAAAGCAATGGATTTTCCTTGATTTTTCAGACTTCATGTTGCCAAGAGCCTTGCTGCTAAACAGATAGTTTGACTTCTCACTTTCAGCTCTTAGATAgtatttatttgttgttgttcttgtatGTTTCTTCACAAGGGAGCTATGCCAGCCGCAGTCTGACTGCTCTACTGAAGGACAAATATTTCTCCCTTTCTTTCCTCAGTTTATTCGTTTTTACGAGTTCAGATGTCTGCCCGGGAGACATCCACTTGATTATTCTggtgattccccccccccccccccccttcaccaCAGGAGTTGAGATTGTTAGCTCCTGCTTAGTCTTTctcacacacgcgcgcacacacacacacacacgctggtgCACACACACGTCTCTGTAAGTGGCTGCGGCACTATTCTGTCATCTGTAGGCTGCAAATGCGGCTTCCCTGCTGGGGACCCGGGGAACAGACAGCGGACAAATGAAGCTGACCTACAAAAGCAAAGGACAGCAATTATTTCTCagggaaacagaaaaaaaatgacttcagtgcctcgtttctcttctgtttttgcgttaattaaaaacaaagagatatatatatatatatatatatatatatatgaccaACTAAAGGTAAAGATAGTGTAGCCGGTTCACACATAACAAAAAAGTAGTCAGTGGGAATTCTCCGATGGCGCAGTCAGGGTCCGCAGAGAAACGTATGTATGTACTTGTGTTTACACTCTTTGCTGCGGCTTCAGTCATGGTCATTAGGATTTGTCTTCCTTCCTCTTTACCGTTTGGTGATGCCAGAGTTGATTTGTCACTGCCGGGAAGAAAATGCCACAAACCCTACTTTCAATGGAAGTTGCATGAAAgaaatgacaattttttcaaggAATGATGGGAAAATCCTGAGATACCTCACATTTTGAATCATACTAGCAAACAATTAAAACTCTACATAAAATATGCACATGCAGCCAGGTTAAAACATTGGACACTGGATATAAAGCCTGCAGTATCTATTATGGGTCAGatgagtagggctgggtactgtATTcagtactttttaggcaccgaccgattgcatctaaagtatcgagtatcgaaaaatgcctcgtcattcaagtTTCAATACCTAAAAAGTAAATCTCATCTGCGTTTGTGAAcaaataagcatgcagcatgcttctaccaagatctaataatgtttgtgattggctgtctaacttTACATGTcgcagaggcaggcaggaaaaactctacgttacgcacagagactgggctcacgtagtaggagctgaaaaataaatcaaaaagatttgtgccgtaatgttgtaatttctttttgttttattaaattggtatccaaaaaagtattgtttaggaaccggtatcgaagtcacggtattgttATCGGTACCGGTAGAAATATTTTtgaatgatacccagccctacaaatGAGGCAGGTAGATAGTCAGCTGCCTGGGCCTTTCAAGACAGGATTCCTTTTCATCTTAATGGTTTTCAGGCTTTGAAGTATGATTTAATACCAAAGAGGAAGCACACTGAGTCTTGAGAGGCGGGATGCGGGGCCGGGACGCTGTCTGAGAGGCCTTTATGAATCTCACAGTGAACCGGTCTCTTTTTCAGCCCCTCGCTCCTCACATGCAGGACATGCAGTAATCTCACCATTGCTAGACGGTCGGCACAAGGCGGAGGAGGATGGAGCGTGTGCATGCAAAGCAAAAACTTCCTCCTAATTGGTCTCAGCCTGTCCTCACTGGATGGCTCAAATCCCTAAGATGCACAGACAGGCATAGGAAGGA is a window encoding:
- the LOC116044564 gene encoding R3H domain-containing protein 1 isoform X3; protein product: MRMSDTVDTETMKVSEAADTVPSPKDNGTKSEITDQSQSSRDEHGSNNNSDVQPVKYSKSNTRLKLVRSLAVCEESFPCAIPEPSAAPQDGFLLQPFEKEDQATQDQVEKEDGYDKVDKPEKTPRKMLSRDSSQDYTDSTGIDLHEFLVNTLKGNPRDRIMLLKLEQDILDFISNNESQKRKFPPMTSYHRMLLHRVAAYFGMDHNVDPSGKSVVINKTTNTRIPDQKFSEHIKDDRADDFQKRYILKRDNSSFDREDSTIRMRLKADKRSKSMEEREEEYQRARERIFAHDGDHFILDRSAQDEGACMSTQQRRQMFRLRAGRSGASRQSSSETETLPRHGEPRPWSSTDSSDSSNRLAPRPPITKASSFSGISPGLVRGDSTASSKSTGRLSKTGSESCSSVGSSSSSLSRPQLPLPVSAPSWSNIPGAPLIHIAADTRGSGHPEMIKSVPSQPPSATDATNFYVLPLEASGIPPGSVLVNPHTGKPFIHPDGSAVVYNPASVAPAAGRNPQQGKTPQQPIPVPTQQQPTNHLHPQPICPPLQLSSEPVHNPTVSYPLPPSQFLPICHNQQYTVPDALNAQFSHMTLAQQPPGNSGASAPDARHYPAVYHHHPSQMVLQGAPQQQQQIASYMVAGPSGGPPGVLQGQPVPTPGPNHTYPSSTSGPAAFSGSTLNQQLLQQHTYIHQPVQQMSACYCSSAHHPHCSSQQQHYRPPVNPLSYNCPQSQNLPQQQVHQAMMPNPASSYQTIVGMQPTSTVALTGNQQSNMGNQMQGMMVQYPPMQSYQQVSVPQQTYQQPVFVSCQPGQAAVAVAGMQPCYSLLPPNQHTTMRYHLSSTVSFLPAQMMEQLQFPQTSSPCVSQQHPGQQYAGLLPPAHGSGMVMLQMTAPSCQHPRAPSPCQRKQPGHKHSGPEHQRSRRPAELPPPPDNTQSSLPLSPALTPLPGQPPSVKGLPSGISSIPVMANPHHHHHHHPPLPTAFCHSGQGEAHYSLLGQPLQYKPSIRPPLIHTAHMVAKHQGPLGVWRSGHGRKASRKSLSSDLSVGEAVSSQILDVTDPPEGISCTDSHHLLAELCKGSELIQRLSDHQPRLCNTTRDAPSGHLAPYSIFAMLPSRYAVPSTALHHSSPQATFKLRTSTRHKGELCDSDKAGS
- the LOC116044564 gene encoding R3H domain-containing protein 1 isoform X1, translating into MRMSDTVDTETMKVSEAADTVPSPKDNGTKSEITDQSQSSRDEHGSNNNSDVQPVKYSKSNTRLKLVRSLAVCEESFPCAIPEPSAAPQDGFLLQPFEKEDQATQDQVEKEDGYDKVDKPEKTPRKMLSRDSSQDYTDSTGIDLHEFLVNTLKGNPRDRIMLLKLEQDILDFISNNESQKRKFPPMTSYHRMLLHRVAAYFGMDHNVDPSGKSVVINKTTNTRIPDQKFSEHIKDDRADDFQKRYILKRDNSSFDREDSTIRMRLKADKRSKSMEEREEEYQRARERIFAHDGDHFILDRSAQDEGACMSTQQRRQMFRLRAGRSGASRQSSSETETLPRHGEPRPWSSTDSSDSSNRLAPRPPITKASSFSGISPGLVRGDSTASSKSTGRLSKTGSESCSSVGSSSSSLSRPQLPLPVSAPSWSNIPGAPLIHIAADTRGSGHPEMIKSVPSQPPSATDATNFYVLPLEASGIPPGSVLVNPHTGKPFIHPDGSAVVYNPASVAPAAGRNPQQGKTPQQPIPVPTQQQPTNHLHPQPICPPLQLSSEPVHNPTVSYPLPPSQFLPICHNQQYTVPDALNAQFSHMTLAQQPPGNSGASAPDARHYPAVYHHHPSQMVLQGAPQQQQQIASYMVAGPSGGPPGVLQGQPVPTPGPNHTYPSSTSGPAAFSGSTLNQQLLQQHTYIHQPVQQMSACYCSSAHHPHCSSQQQHYRPPVNPLSYNCPQSQNLPQQQVHQAMMPNPASSYQTIVGMQPTSTVALTGNQQSNMGNQMQGMMVQYPPMQSYQQVSVPQQTYQQPVFVSCQPGQAAVAVAGMQPCYSLLPPNQHTTMRYHLRLNNTDTLQMFQNSTVSFLPAQMMEQLQFPQTSSPCVSQQHPGQQYAGLLPPAHGSGMVMLQMTAPSCQHPRAPSPCQRKQPGHKHSGPEHQRSRRPAELPPPPDNTQSSLPLSPALTPLPGQPPSVKGLPSGISSIPVMANPHHHHHHHPPLPTAFCHSGQGEAHYSLLGQPLQYKPSIRPPLIHTAHMVAKHQGPLGVWRSGHGRKASRKSLSSDLSVGEAVSSQILDVTDPPEGISCTDSHHLLAELCKGSELIQRLSDHQPRLCNTTRDAPSGHLAPYSIFAMLPSRYAVPSTALHHSSPQATFKLRTSTRHKGELCDSDKAGS
- the LOC116044564 gene encoding R3H domain-containing protein 1 isoform X6, which encodes MRMSDTVDTETMKVSEAADTVPSPKDNGTKSEITDQSQSSRDEHGSNNNSDVQPVKYSKSNTRLKLVRSLAVCEESFPCAIPEPSAAPQDGFLLQPFEKEDQATQDQVEKEDGYDKVDKPEKTPRKMLSRDSSQDYTDSTGIDLHEFLVNTLKGNPRDRIMLLKLEQDILDFISNNESQKRKFPPMTSYHRMLLHRVAAYFGMDHNVDPSGKSVVINKTTNTRIPDQKFSEHIKDDRADDFQKRYILKRDNSSFDREDSTIRMRLKADKRSKSMEEREEEYQRARERIFAHDGDHFILDRSAQDEGACMSTQQRRQMFRLRAGRSGASRQSSSETETLPRHGEPRPWSSTDSSDSSNRLAPRPPITKASSFSGISPGLVRGDSTASSKSTGRLSKTGSESCSSVGSSSSSLSRPQLPLPVSAPSWSNIPGAPLIHIAADTRGSGHPEMIKSVPSQPPSATDATNFYVLPLEASGIPPGSVLVNPHTGKPFIHPDGSAVVYNPASVAPAAGRNPQQGKTPQQPIPVPTQQQPTNHLHPQPICPPLQLSSEPVHNPTVSYPLPPSQFLPICHNQQYTVPDALNAQFSHMTLAQQPPGNSGASAPDARHYPAVYHHHPSQMVLQGAPQQQQQIASYMVAGPSGGPPGVLQGQPVPTPGPNHTYPSSTSGPAAFSGSTLNQQLLQQHTYIHQPVQQMSACYCSSAHHPHCSSQQQHYRPPVNPLSYNCPQSQNLPQQQVHQAMMPNPASSYQTIVGMQPTSTVALTGNQQSNMGNQMQGMMVQYPPMQSYQVSVPQQTYQQPVFVSCQPGQAAVAVAGMQPCYSLLPPNQHTTMSSTVSFLPAQMMEQLQFPQTSSPCVSQQHPGQQYAGLLPPAHGSGMVMLQMTAPSCQHPRAPSPCQRKQPGHKHSGPEHQRSRRPAELPPPPDNTQSSLPLSPALTPLPGQPPSVKGLPSGISSIPVMANPHHHHHHHPPLPTAFCHSGQGEAHYSLLGQPLQYKPSIRPPLIHTAHMVAKHQGPLGVWRSGHGRKASRKSLSSDLSVGEAVSSQILDVTDPPEGISCTDSHHLLAELCKGSELIQRLSDHQPRLCNTTRDAPSGHLAPYSIFAMLPSRYAVPSTALHHSSPQATFKLRTSTRHKGELCDSDKAGS